The genomic DNA CCCTTCTTTTCATGTCTATCAACTATCTTTATGGCCACTAATTGTTTGGTGAGAAGATCTTTTGCTAGCTTCACTTTTCCATGTTGCCCATGCCCAAGTTCATTGATGATCTCGTATGTATTCAAAACCTTTCGCTTTGAAACGGGATCGTACTTTAGAAAAATCTCACTGGTTTCCTTAACATTTCCTTGTCCTAGTTGTAGACTATTCGGTACAGTGATAAAATCTTGATGATGTGGATGATTAAGCTGCCTTCTTCGCTGCTTTTCCATTAGCATATTCAAAGAATCCAAAGATGACGACGAAGCAGACAGAGCATCGGCATTATAAGGGATTGGCACTCCATAACTAGTAGATTGACGACTCTGCAATTTGGGTAAAGACATCAAACTGTCATTGCTCAATACGGAATTAATTTCTAATTGCAAGTCTGGAGGCAGATCCACTTCCTCAATTGGTTCTTCCTCTTGGAAATCCATATCCCTCCAAGGAAAAAACAAGTTCTTAACGTATACCCCTCTTCTTAAACACTTTATAGGAGCAACACACAGGCGGATATCGATATTTGGCCGGGCTATATTACTTATCACTTACCTAGCTATAGAATGCAgcaaaagataaaaaactTGAACTGCAATGACAACGAGTCAATGCCACAATTTCTCACCTTTGAATCAAACGGTGAACAGCCCTATGTGGTATGACAGAATCTCAATGAATTTTGTTAGGCCAATACAAGTAAGCATCgaaataaaaatttatGATTTAATGTCACGGTGTTTACCGGTTGCCAGCTTTTGCCAGCAAAAGGGATCAGGCGAGATGTTTCACAGTATCGAAGAGCCAGCCGGGTAACCCAATCATCGTATACGTGCAAAACCTGATAGCGAATGATTAAGCTGCTCCTTGTTCAAGTAGTACTCCCAGTTACATTCAGGTCCTTACTGCGATCATCTGATCGTCACAACATCAACTTTTCTATCAACAAGTTCCTGGAggaatttttttccaagaGTGGAAAGACAGTGAAATCAACTCTTGGGTACCGTGGGGAAGGAAAATTTGTGCATAAGCTCCTCGGGGTCTGTGCGAGTATAGGCTTCTTGTTCCCGTTTGCGCTTCGCTGCCACGATCTgctcattctttttttttaaaactCTACTTTCGAAGGTGGTCTTGCTTAATTGATATCTTTTATTCTTGCTTTGCAAGTCTGTGACCATATCGACCTGATTTTCATACGAGGTTTGCAACTTTTTGACTTTATCCATTGGATCAGCTACATCTTTAGATGATTCATGGGTTTCGGATTCAATGTCAGCGCTTGTCGCATCGCTAGTTTTGCCACTCTCACTTTCCTTGCCCTTTCCCTtgcttttgtttttaaCAAATATGCTGGATACCCAACCATCCCAGGAACCAGATTGACTAATTTTAGCGTTGTTTAGTTGAGACTTCAACTCCCTCAATTTGCTTAATGCATCTTCATAGTCCTTCCCATACAATGGGATGACAAATTGAGGATTGTCCTTCAGGTGTATGTCGCAAGTGTAAAACCAATCTGGTCCTGAGCTATTGTACAATACTGTAGTACTCGGTTTGCCGCATATCAAACAGGGCTGCATATCCTTTAATGCAACCTTGCGACCTATATAttcatttatcattttttggagcACCTTTTCGGAGTCTTTCAGTGCTAAATGTGGCAAGCccattattatttattttttatctgCGGCAAAAGATGCACATCGAAGAAACTGTACAAGGTTGTTTCTGATATAAAGAAAGATTTATGTAAAGAGGTGTATTAAAGTCTATTCTTGGCTCTATCCCATGCATTATGTGGTTTCTTGttactttttcttgaagTGCTATCCTGGAGTTTTCGTTTTGAGTTGAAAATACTAAAATCTTCACCACCGATCATATTAACATGCGCCAtcctttctctttctttctgcCTTCTTTTATCTATTTTGCTTGTTCCAACGTTCAGTCTTgtgaaattttcttcttcatatTGTGCCACTttattttctctttccGTATCTCTCAGTGACTTAATACCACCTTTACCATGATTAACAATATTTGTACCAATGGATGCTTCCCAATCTGGCTTTTCAGAACTCTCCCTAATATATTCTTCCATCGCTTGCATACGTGATTTGCCACTGCGATCCTTATGCTCTTGTGCATTGAATTTGTCTTCAAAATGACTCGAACGCTGGGGGGG from Zygotorulaspora mrakii chromosome 7, complete sequence includes the following:
- the VFA1 gene encoding Vfa1p (similar to Saccharomyces cerevisiae YER128W; ancestral locus Anc_8.139); this translates as MGLPHLALKDSEKVLQKMINEYIGRKVALKDMQPCLICGKPSTTVLYNSSGPDWFYTCDIHLKDNPQFVIPLYGKDYEDALSKLRELKSQLNNAKISQSGSWDGWVSSIFVKNKSKGKGKESESGKTSDATSADIESETHESSKDVADPMDKVKKLQTSYENQVDMVTDLQSKNKRYQLSKTTFESRVLKKKNEQIVAAKRKREQEAYTRTDPEELMHKFSFPTVPKS